The following coding sequences are from one Thermodesulforhabdus norvegica window:
- a CDS encoding NifB/NifX family molybdenum-iron cluster-binding protein translates to MKIAITSSGDTPDSLLETRFGRAPKFIIYDTESDTYYAIDNSQNLNAPQGAGLQSAQKVAREAVEAVITGHCGPKAFQVLKSAGIKVCYSQDRTVKEAIEAFKSGKLVEAGSPDVEGHWV, encoded by the coding sequence ATGAAGATTGCGATAACGTCCTCGGGTGACACGCCGGATTCCCTGCTCGAGACCCGCTTCGGCAGAGCCCCGAAGTTCATAATCTACGATACCGAAAGCGACACTTATTACGCCATTGATAACAGCCAGAATCTCAACGCCCCCCAGGGAGCGGGTCTTCAGTCGGCTCAGAAGGTAGCCCGGGAAGCCGTAGAAGCCGTGATAACGGGCCATTGCGGGCCCAAGGCCTTTCAGGTTCTGAAGTCCGCAGGTATCAAAGTTTGTTACAGCCAGGACAGAACGGTAAAGGAAGCAATAGAGGCCTTCAAAAGCGGAAAGCTCGTCGAAGCCGGCTCGCCTGATGTGGAGGGGCACTGGGTATGA
- a CDS encoding ABC-F family ATP-binding cassette domain-containing protein: protein MIALQNVSRTFGDDVVFSGVSSIIRPGDKIGLVGTNGAGKTTLLRIIAGEIEPDGGTVTRPKNVRVAYLPQECSLSAEGSLIDHVQKVNRDLELLKEEISKLEHLMKEVSTREETEKLALRYARALEQLESLSGYDLKARAEKILSGLGFPEAWWDRPLGSLSGGWIMRAELARLLLSEPDVLLLDEPTNHLDWPSIMWLEEFLKSFKGSLVMVSHDREFLNRLVFRIWELENGSFYEYQGNYDSYREQREERLRHLRSAYKQQQERIRQIEEFIARNRVRKDRARQVQSRIKMLEKMELIELPPSVEPIDFLFPQPERSGRVVVELRNVSKRFGDTTLYEGLNLLVERGHRIAFIGANGTGKSTLLKMIAGEVTPDCGTIALGTRVKIGYFSQHRMEMLNPDFTVLEEAFSVSGDLTNFQVRQILGAFGFGDTDLDKRTVVLSGGEKARLCLCKLIFERPNLLLLDEPTNHLDIPSRETLEKALLEFEGTVCFVSHDRKFIDALATQVWYFDKGKVEAFPGNYRDFEEIWKNRLCQAGEENRKEDRKAGGERRKKSSDERKRLEAELRNALYRRKKPLMDEIAHIEERIEEIQKEMEQIEKLLSEPETYRDPGKIGELNRRYSELKSENNRLTLLWEEKSIKLEELEREFRAQLCG from the coding sequence GTGATAGCACTGCAGAATGTTTCCCGAACCTTTGGAGATGATGTGGTCTTTTCCGGAGTATCTTCCATAATCCGTCCCGGGGACAAAATAGGTCTGGTCGGAACCAACGGCGCCGGTAAAACAACCCTTCTCCGGATCATTGCCGGGGAAATCGAACCCGACGGCGGTACCGTAACCCGTCCGAAGAACGTCAGGGTGGCCTATCTTCCTCAGGAATGCTCGCTTTCTGCAGAAGGGTCACTGATCGACCACGTCCAGAAGGTCAACAGAGACCTGGAACTGCTGAAAGAGGAAATAAGCAAGTTAGAGCACCTCATGAAAGAAGTCTCAACCCGGGAGGAAACCGAGAAACTGGCCCTTCGCTACGCGAGAGCTCTTGAGCAACTGGAGAGTCTTTCCGGATACGACCTGAAAGCCCGCGCCGAGAAGATCCTATCGGGGCTCGGCTTTCCTGAAGCATGGTGGGACAGACCTCTCGGTTCTCTGAGCGGGGGCTGGATCATGAGAGCCGAATTGGCCAGGCTTCTCCTTTCCGAACCCGACGTACTCCTTCTGGACGAACCCACGAACCACCTCGATTGGCCTTCCATCATGTGGCTTGAAGAGTTCCTGAAGAGCTTTAAAGGTTCTCTTGTCATGGTATCTCACGATCGGGAATTCCTTAACCGCCTCGTATTCCGCATCTGGGAGCTGGAAAACGGGAGTTTTTACGAATACCAGGGAAACTACGACTCCTACAGAGAACAAAGGGAAGAACGGCTGAGGCACCTGCGGTCTGCCTACAAACAACAGCAGGAGAGAATCAGGCAGATTGAGGAGTTCATCGCGAGAAACCGCGTGAGGAAAGATCGTGCCAGGCAGGTCCAGAGCCGAATAAAGATGCTTGAAAAAATGGAGCTGATAGAACTCCCACCTTCCGTTGAACCCATAGACTTCCTTTTCCCACAGCCCGAGCGGTCCGGTCGTGTGGTGGTGGAACTGAGAAATGTCTCCAAGAGATTTGGCGACACCACCCTTTATGAAGGTTTGAACCTTCTGGTCGAGCGGGGCCACAGAATTGCCTTTATAGGAGCCAACGGTACGGGGAAAAGCACTCTGCTCAAGATGATCGCAGGCGAAGTCACCCCAGATTGCGGCACTATAGCCCTGGGCACCAGAGTAAAAATAGGATATTTTTCCCAACACCGCATGGAGATGCTTAACCCGGATTTCACCGTTCTGGAAGAGGCTTTCTCGGTGTCAGGAGACCTCACGAACTTTCAGGTGAGGCAGATTCTCGGGGCTTTCGGGTTTGGAGATACCGACCTCGATAAAAGGACGGTTGTGTTGAGCGGTGGTGAGAAGGCAAGGTTATGCCTGTGCAAACTCATCTTCGAACGACCAAACCTCCTCCTTCTCGACGAACCCACAAACCACCTGGACATACCATCACGAGAAACCCTTGAAAAAGCCCTTCTGGAGTTTGAGGGTACCGTCTGTTTCGTCAGTCACGACAGGAAATTCATAGACGCCCTGGCAACGCAGGTGTGGTATTTTGATAAGGGCAAGGTTGAAGCCTTCCCCGGAAACTACCGGGATTTCGAGGAAATATGGAAGAACCGTCTGTGCCAGGCAGGCGAAGAAAACCGTAAAGAAGACCGGAAAGCCGGCGGAGAACGCAGGAAAAAGTCCTCCGACGAGCGCAAAAGGCTGGAAGCCGAACTCCGAAATGCCCTCTATCGGCGGAAAAAACCTCTTATGGACGAAATAGCCCACATAGAAGAGAGGATTGAAGAGATACAAAAAGAAATGGAGCAAATTGAAAAGCTACTCTCAGAGCCCGAGACCTACCGGGACCCCGGAAAAATCGGGGAACTGAACAGACGTTACTCGGAACTCAAAAGCGAAAACAATCGTTTGACATTGTTATGGGAAGAAAAATCAATTAAGCTGGAAGAGCTGGAAAGGGAGTTCAGGGCACAATTGTGCGGTTAA
- a CDS encoding MBL fold metallo-hydrolase yields MKVLFVGVGEACDDRFPNTSFVISARSYGNEERNILFDCGFSVPMFYWKYFPDPEFLDLIWISHFHGDHFMGLPALLLRMWEMGRTKPLIVLGQRNIQEVVTEALELAYPGFMSRFRFSLSFLECEPGKDLELNGLRWAFAETDHSKRNLCVAVTSPDGTVCYSGDGRPTSESTALAREATLLVHEAFDVKPAVPGHGTVDSALSTAEEAGVKNLALVHLQRDVRRWHELQIERRLASTKTFQAFLPRPGDRFEF; encoded by the coding sequence ATGAAGGTTCTGTTTGTCGGTGTGGGAGAAGCCTGTGACGACCGTTTTCCCAATACTTCTTTTGTGATTTCCGCCAGATCCTACGGTAACGAGGAACGCAACATACTATTCGATTGTGGATTCTCCGTTCCCATGTTCTACTGGAAGTACTTTCCGGATCCGGAATTCCTCGATCTTATCTGGATATCTCACTTTCACGGTGACCACTTCATGGGATTGCCTGCCCTGCTTTTGAGAATGTGGGAAATGGGGCGCACAAAGCCCTTAATCGTTCTGGGACAACGGAACATTCAGGAGGTGGTCACCGAAGCCTTAGAACTCGCCTATCCGGGCTTTATGTCCCGTTTCCGTTTTTCTCTGTCCTTCCTTGAGTGCGAGCCCGGAAAAGATCTTGAGTTAAACGGCCTCAGGTGGGCCTTTGCAGAAACAGACCACTCAAAAAGGAATCTCTGTGTGGCCGTGACCTCTCCCGACGGTACCGTCTGCTACAGCGGCGACGGCCGACCCACCTCCGAATCCACTGCCCTGGCCCGTGAAGCTACCCTGCTGGTTCATGAGGCCTTTGACGTGAAGCCCGCAGTCCCGGGACACGGCACCGTAGATAGCGCTCTATCGACAGCAGAAGAAGCAGGGGTCAAAAACCTTGCCCTCGTCCATCTTCAGCGGGATGTGAGAAGGTGGCATGAGCTTCAAATCGAACGACGACTGGCTTCAACGAAGACCTTCCAGGCCTTTCTCCCACGTCCCGGAGACCGCTTCGAGTTCTGA
- the cobO gene encoding cob(I)yrinic acid a,c-diamide adenosyltransferase, with amino-acid sequence MKRKGLIVVFTGEGKGKTTAALGMALRAAGHNLDVGIFQFIKGSWHYGEMESIKRLPGVEMYRLGEGFTWKKEDTGRDAELAREGWKKARKAIMDGRYDMVILDEINYVFHHGFLDPVEVCDVLKNRPPQLHVVLTGNHAPQEIIDIADLVTEMRMIKHHYVDQQIKAQRGIEF; translated from the coding sequence GTGAAGCGCAAGGGGCTTATAGTGGTTTTTACCGGTGAAGGTAAAGGCAAAACCACGGCCGCGCTCGGTATGGCTTTGAGAGCGGCGGGTCATAATCTCGACGTGGGAATTTTTCAGTTCATAAAGGGGTCATGGCATTACGGGGAGATGGAGTCGATTAAGAGGCTCCCCGGCGTTGAAATGTACAGGCTTGGTGAGGGTTTTACCTGGAAGAAGGAGGACACGGGTCGTGATGCAGAGCTGGCCCGGGAAGGCTGGAAAAAGGCCAGAAAGGCGATAATGGACGGACGATACGACATGGTAATACTGGACGAGATTAACTATGTATTTCATCATGGTTTTCTGGATCCTGTCGAGGTTTGCGATGTGCTCAAGAATCGGCCTCCACAGCTTCACGTTGTGCTGACGGGCAACCATGCTCCTCAGGAGATAATAGACATAGCAGACCTGGTCACGGAAATGAGGATGATAAAGCATCACTATGTGGATCAGCAGATAAAGGCGCAGAGAGGGATCGAATTCTAG
- a CDS encoding NifB/NifX family molybdenum-iron cluster-binding protein yields MGSKAAFSVWRNLIAPVFDVAREIRIVERSGNEFVSESIFTCFSPSPWDRVRLLREQQVQELFCGAISRPLFKMLRCSGILVVPFIAGTYREIKDAWVQGRFLHQSFIMPGCANYRKYFAEPVFYSSGENGLMGQQEREGPGPGGEGPGQRRRKRGQGAGPGGYCVCRNCGHKEPHKRGVPCSQEICPRCGGPMYRE; encoded by the coding sequence ATGGGAAGTAAAGCGGCCTTTTCGGTATGGAGAAATCTAATTGCACCGGTTTTCGATGTGGCAAGAGAGATAAGAATTGTGGAGCGGAGCGGCAATGAGTTTGTTTCGGAAAGTATCTTTACCTGCTTTTCCCCTTCACCTTGGGACCGAGTGCGTTTACTCAGAGAACAGCAGGTCCAGGAGCTCTTCTGCGGTGCCATTTCCAGACCGCTTTTCAAGATGCTCCGCTGTTCGGGCATTCTCGTGGTTCCCTTTATTGCCGGAACCTACCGGGAAATCAAAGATGCCTGGGTCCAGGGACGGTTCCTGCATCAGAGCTTCATCATGCCGGGGTGTGCAAACTATCGGAAGTACTTTGCAGAACCGGTTTTCTATTCCTCAGGGGAGAATGGGCTTATGGGTCAGCAAGAAAGAGAAGGACCCGGCCCTGGCGGAGAGGGTCCGGGACAGAGACGGCGCAAGCGAGGACAGGGGGCAGGTCCGGGAGGTTACTGCGTCTGTAGAAACTGCGGACATAAGGAACCCCATAAGAGGGGTGTGCCCTGCAGTCAGGAAATCTGCCCGCGGTGTGGCGGGCCCATGTACAGAGAATAA
- a CDS encoding carboxypeptidase M32 — MNAREAYEKLVKWSRELFLIESTMELLSWDQRCFIPEKGHSHRSEQIAYLSRLYHEKQRDPRVGEWLEIASTDSHEPDSAEYANMREWSRWHRRATKIPLELVEELAKTTSEAESVWEKARARSNWGLFEPYLEKIVRLKREEAEAAGYEKEPYDALIDLFEPSMTACEFHEISCSLLPFIEESIGLAMKKPNSIDDSFLFRYFPLKIQEEFGRFVAGRIGYDFKAGRLDVSAHPFTAYIGPGDVRITTRYNTGDFRTAFFAILHETGHALYDQGLKESHWGTPCGMYASLGFHEAQARFWENQIGRSKGFWKFFYPRLLKHFPILADVPLEKFWKALNVVKPSPIRVEADEVTYGLHIILRFRLERKLINGEMSVREVPEAWAQFMKTHLGISPSKEEEGALQDVHWSAGLFGYFPVYLLGNIYAAQIKEAMEKDLGPLEELCSRGKFFTILEWLDKNIYSKGRRHTPRELIAKITGRGIDIRPFCDYLRNKLELLYLGEGNP; from the coding sequence ATGAATGCCCGTGAAGCTTACGAAAAATTGGTAAAGTGGAGCAGAGAGCTCTTCCTTATTGAGTCCACAATGGAGCTTCTCTCCTGGGATCAGAGATGTTTCATACCCGAGAAGGGTCATTCGCACCGTTCGGAACAGATAGCCTACCTCAGCAGGCTTTACCATGAAAAGCAGAGAGACCCGAGAGTTGGAGAATGGCTTGAAATTGCCTCCACGGACTCACACGAACCGGATAGTGCGGAATACGCAAACATGCGCGAATGGAGCCGATGGCACAGGAGGGCAACAAAGATCCCCCTGGAGCTGGTGGAGGAACTCGCAAAAACCACCTCGGAAGCTGAATCCGTTTGGGAAAAGGCCCGTGCCCGGTCAAACTGGGGTCTCTTTGAACCTTACCTGGAAAAGATAGTGAGGCTTAAACGAGAAGAGGCCGAGGCGGCAGGTTACGAAAAGGAGCCCTACGACGCCCTGATAGACCTTTTCGAGCCCTCCATGACCGCCTGCGAATTCCACGAAATCTCCTGTTCCCTCCTGCCCTTCATCGAAGAATCTATTGGGCTGGCAATGAAAAAGCCGAACAGCATAGACGATTCCTTCCTTTTCAGGTACTTTCCCCTGAAGATCCAGGAGGAATTCGGTCGATTTGTTGCCGGGCGTATAGGTTACGATTTCAAGGCGGGTCGGCTTGACGTAAGTGCCCATCCCTTTACGGCCTACATAGGCCCCGGAGACGTCCGAATTACGACCCGCTACAACACCGGGGACTTCCGCACGGCCTTCTTTGCCATACTCCACGAGACGGGCCATGCCCTTTACGATCAGGGCCTGAAGGAATCGCACTGGGGAACTCCCTGCGGAATGTATGCCTCCCTCGGCTTTCACGAAGCACAGGCAAGGTTCTGGGAAAACCAGATCGGGCGGTCAAAGGGTTTCTGGAAGTTCTTCTATCCACGCCTCCTGAAACACTTTCCCATCCTTGCAGATGTGCCTCTGGAAAAATTCTGGAAGGCCCTGAACGTCGTGAAACCATCTCCTATAAGGGTTGAAGCCGATGAGGTAACCTACGGCCTGCACATTATTTTGAGGTTCCGGCTGGAGAGAAAACTCATAAACGGGGAAATGTCCGTCCGGGAAGTTCCCGAAGCATGGGCTCAATTCATGAAGACTCACCTTGGGATTTCTCCATCAAAAGAGGAAGAAGGAGCACTGCAGGACGTACACTGGAGCGCCGGGCTCTTCGGTTACTTTCCCGTTTACCTTCTCGGAAACATTTACGCAGCTCAAATAAAAGAAGCAATGGAAAAGGACCTGGGTCCTCTGGAAGAACTGTGCAGCCGCGGAAAGTTTTTCACAATTCTGGAATGGCTCGACAAAAACATATACTCCAAAGGCAGACGCCACACACCTCGGGAGCTCATTGCAAAAATAACCGGCAGGGGGATCGATATCCGGCCTTTCTGTGATTACCTGCGAAACAAGCTGGAACTACTTTACCTGGGAGAGGGCAATCCGTGA
- a CDS encoding tetratricopeptide repeat protein → MGLLSWPKQLFYNLGSRVAIFLVRRRIKKGRTQPHVWLVLARLHEVRREYNTAVEVLRMGLKEFPNNPILNSHLKRLENHSG, encoded by the coding sequence ATGGGCCTTTTGAGCTGGCCTAAGCAACTTTTTTATAATCTCGGTAGCCGTGTAGCCATTTTTCTCGTCAGGAGGAGAATAAAGAAAGGGCGCACCCAGCCTCACGTTTGGCTCGTGCTGGCACGATTACACGAAGTCCGTCGGGAATACAATACCGCCGTGGAAGTGCTCAGAATGGGGTTGAAGGAGTTCCCGAACAACCCCATTCTGAACTCACACCTTAAGCGCCTGGAGAACCACTCCGGCTAG
- a CDS encoding ABC transporter substrate-binding protein yields the protein MKRGIFLFLVCFCLVFSGVVGASEEKPRYGGTLVFGRGGDSVGLDPAFETDGNSFMVCDNVYEQLVAYADESTDIIPGLAESWEISADGLTYTFHLRKGVKFHDGTDFNADAVVFSLGRQMKEKKVKFYKTQWEFPKDQPPPEYWLSMNMDDIIDSIEAVDEYTVVFKLKRPEAPFLANLGMDFASIVSPSAVLKYGPDFKSHPVGTGPFKFVKWIKDDRIILEANENYWDGRPYLDRVIFRVIPDNSVRFLELKTGNIHICQFPNPEDIALAKKDPNLKLVSQPGMNIGYISFNHTKPLWQDKRIRKAIAYAINRKAIVDNIYYGLGTVAKNTIPPIMWGYNDCIIDYPYDPEMAKKLLEEAKFFEKLKEAGQTKITLWSMPVPRPYNPNGMKVGEAVQADLKKVGIDVELVTFEWGTYLKKQREQDPSMDLFQLGWTGDNGDPDNFLSILLDGYADPNVRTQWKNLEYHEIITRARMTFDKEERIRLYKRAQEIIHEEVPLINVAHSLVIWPMQKKVMNYKLHPTGSVFLKRVWLAE from the coding sequence ATGAAAAGGGGGATTTTTTTGTTTTTGGTCTGTTTTTGCCTTGTTTTTTCTGGAGTAGTGGGGGCCTCTGAGGAAAAACCCAGGTACGGTGGGACCCTGGTTTTCGGGCGCGGTGGAGATAGTGTCGGTCTGGATCCGGCCTTTGAAACGGACGGTAATTCTTTTATGGTCTGCGATAACGTTTACGAGCAACTCGTAGCTTATGCCGATGAATCAACGGACATCATTCCCGGTCTCGCCGAGTCCTGGGAAATATCGGCTGATGGTCTAACCTACACCTTTCATCTCAGGAAGGGGGTAAAGTTTCACGACGGTACCGATTTTAATGCCGATGCGGTGGTGTTTTCTCTGGGCCGTCAGATGAAAGAGAAGAAGGTCAAATTTTACAAGACCCAGTGGGAGTTTCCGAAGGATCAGCCGCCTCCGGAGTACTGGCTGAGCATGAACATGGACGACATCATCGATTCCATAGAGGCCGTTGACGAATACACCGTTGTTTTTAAGTTGAAGAGGCCTGAAGCCCCGTTTCTTGCCAACCTGGGTATGGACTTTGCCTCCATTGTAAGTCCCTCGGCCGTTTTGAAGTACGGGCCTGATTTTAAAAGTCATCCCGTTGGAACGGGCCCCTTCAAGTTCGTCAAGTGGATCAAGGACGATCGGATTATCCTTGAAGCTAACGAGAATTACTGGGACGGCAGACCCTATCTGGACCGGGTTATCTTCAGGGTTATTCCCGACAATTCCGTCCGTTTTCTGGAGCTGAAGACGGGCAACATACACATCTGTCAGTTTCCTAATCCCGAGGACATCGCACTTGCCAAAAAGGATCCCAATCTCAAGCTCGTTTCACAGCCCGGCATGAACATAGGTTACATAAGCTTTAACCACACAAAGCCTCTATGGCAGGATAAGCGCATCCGCAAGGCCATTGCTTACGCAATAAACAGGAAAGCCATAGTTGACAATATTTACTACGGTCTCGGAACGGTGGCAAAAAATACCATACCTCCTATCATGTGGGGATATAACGACTGCATAATTGATTATCCCTATGATCCTGAGATGGCCAAGAAGCTTCTGGAGGAGGCAAAATTTTTCGAAAAGCTCAAGGAAGCAGGCCAGACCAAGATTACTCTCTGGAGTATGCCTGTGCCGAGGCCTTATAACCCGAACGGTATGAAAGTCGGTGAGGCCGTTCAGGCCGATCTTAAAAAGGTGGGCATTGACGTTGAGCTTGTGACCTTTGAATGGGGTACTTATCTGAAAAAACAACGAGAGCAGGATCCTTCGATGGATCTTTTCCAGTTGGGCTGGACCGGAGATAACGGAGACCCGGACAATTTTCTTTCCATCCTTCTGGATGGTTATGCCGATCCCAACGTGCGAACTCAGTGGAAGAATCTCGAGTATCATGAGATTATTACCCGTGCGCGTATGACCTTTGACAAAGAAGAAAGAATCAGGCTTTATAAGAGAGCTCAGGAAATAATTCACGAGGAGGTGCCGCTCATAAACGTGGCCCATTCTCTCGTGATATGGCCGATGCAGAAAAAAGTCATGAACTACAAGCTTCATCCGACGGGGAGTGTTTTCCTGAAGAGAGTCTGGCTTGCAGAATAA
- a CDS encoding DUF5320 domain-containing protein, which yields MPRGDRTGPWGLGPMTGRAAGFCAGFGAPGYLNPWPGRGRGRGRGWGRGFGFGRGRGWRRGLGWWAPPAWPWWVPPGPYTAPDPELEKDYLKEEAEALREELSRIEKRLAELEREKTE from the coding sequence ATGCCACGCGGTGATAGAACGGGTCCCTGGGGTCTGGGACCGATGACGGGTCGAGCCGCCGGATTCTGTGCAGGCTTTGGAGCACCCGGCTACCTGAACCCCTGGCCCGGTAGAGGCCGGGGCCGGGGAAGAGGTTGGGGCCGGGGGTTCGGATTCGGTCGTGGGCGTGGATGGCGCCGGGGCCTCGGCTGGTGGGCTCCACCGGCATGGCCCTGGTGGGTTCCACCCGGTCCCTATACGGCTCCGGATCCAGAGCTGGAAAAAGACTACCTGAAAGAAGAAGCAGAGGCCCTTAGGGAAGAGCTCTCAAGAATAGAGAAACGCCTTGCCGAGCTCGAAAGGGAGAAAACCGAATAA
- a CDS encoding TIGR00730 family Rossman fold protein, which yields MKEKQYIIDAMTVQDSWRLFRILGEFVDGFEALADIYPAVSIFGSARVRPGDEYYEKTVVIARELARAGFNIITGGGPGIMEAGNKGAAEGGAQSVGLNIKLPFEQEANPYANVRLEFRYFFVRKVMFVKYAQAYIAMPGGFGTLDEVFEALTLIQTKRLKAFPVVLVGSEYWGGIIGWIKEALLSRGYISPEDLDIVTVMDDPQEVVRFIKRIVIP from the coding sequence ATGAAGGAAAAGCAGTACATCATCGATGCGATGACGGTACAGGATTCCTGGAGGCTTTTCAGAATACTGGGTGAGTTCGTTGACGGCTTTGAGGCTCTTGCCGACATCTATCCGGCAGTGTCCATTTTCGGATCCGCAAGGGTTAGGCCGGGAGATGAGTATTACGAGAAAACGGTTGTCATTGCCCGGGAGCTGGCCAGGGCGGGGTTCAACATAATTACCGGTGGAGGCCCCGGAATAATGGAGGCCGGTAATAAAGGGGCCGCGGAAGGAGGGGCTCAATCTGTGGGGCTCAACATCAAGCTGCCCTTTGAGCAGGAAGCAAACCCCTACGCCAATGTGCGCCTTGAGTTCCGGTATTTTTTTGTGAGAAAGGTGATGTTCGTAAAGTATGCCCAGGCCTACATAGCCATGCCCGGCGGGTTTGGAACCCTCGATGAGGTTTTCGAAGCCCTTACGCTCATACAGACCAAACGGCTCAAGGCCTTTCCCGTGGTTCTGGTGGGATCCGAATATTGGGGAGGCATTATCGGCTGGATTAAGGAGGCTCTCCTGTCCAGAGGTTACATTTCTCCCGAGGATCTGGATATAGTAACCGTTATGGACGATCCCCAGGAGGTCGTAAGGTTTATCAAACGGATCGTTATTCCCTAG
- a CDS encoding glycine zipper 2TM domain-containing protein translates to MKKTVVIVLTLLLTFASLTACVPGPSTQQHYETSAWLGAVGAGIGALVDENNRWRGAVIGGALGAVTGYGLAEISQRAAREAAYRRDTVTYYNRTTGEWVQSDPVYYGPDYATVRVRTGYGQQVREERYERVPLNY, encoded by the coding sequence ATGAAAAAAACGGTCGTGATAGTGCTGACACTGCTCCTGACCTTTGCGTCTCTTACGGCTTGCGTTCCGGGGCCTTCAACCCAGCAACATTACGAGACATCCGCATGGCTTGGGGCCGTGGGGGCCGGTATAGGAGCTCTCGTCGATGAAAACAATCGCTGGAGAGGTGCCGTCATAGGTGGAGCTCTCGGAGCCGTAACCGGATACGGCCTTGCCGAAATAAGCCAGAGAGCTGCCCGTGAAGCGGCCTACAGGCGTGATACCGTAACCTATTACAACCGTACTACGGGTGAATGGGTTCAGTCGGATCCCGTTTACTACGGTCCCGATTACGCAACGGTGCGGGTGAGAACGGGGTACGGCCAGCAGGTCAGAGAAGAAAGGTACGAACGGGTTCCGCTCAACTACTGA
- a CDS encoding YitT family protein: MKKPELDFRSLLSNLFLISAGSIIFVMGMNSVLVPHRLLSGGVVGIAIILHYTMPFLSVGAYYFLLNIPLFLLGWYYLSFRFMAYTAYGMLIFSLLASLIRPPVLPMDDPILAALMAGVICGTGAGIVLRSLGSAGGLDVLAIVLNRRLGIRMGVVYTLCNALVLIGGGFFIGMEQALYSIIYVYTSSRVLDAVVAGFNRRKLVLIISARWQEIVDFILHRIHRGATVFRGIGAYTGEERTLIMTVTTMTELPRIKEGIFSVDPEAFIVINETLEVLGKRHGRYKVY; encoded by the coding sequence ATGAAAAAGCCAGAGCTGGATTTTCGTTCTCTTCTCTCGAATCTTTTCCTCATAAGCGCCGGATCGATAATCTTCGTCATGGGAATGAACTCCGTCCTTGTGCCCCACAGGCTACTCAGCGGCGGAGTCGTCGGGATCGCCATCATACTCCATTATACGATGCCTTTTTTAAGCGTCGGCGCTTATTACTTCTTACTCAACATCCCCCTCTTTCTCCTGGGCTGGTACTATCTCAGCTTCCGCTTCATGGCCTACACAGCCTACGGCATGCTGATCTTTTCCCTTCTGGCTTCCTTGATCCGACCGCCGGTGCTTCCCATGGACGATCCCATACTGGCGGCCCTTATGGCCGGGGTTATCTGCGGCACCGGTGCAGGGATCGTGCTGCGCTCACTGGGATCTGCAGGAGGACTGGACGTGCTGGCAATCGTACTGAACCGCCGCCTGGGCATCCGCATGGGGGTGGTTTATACACTCTGCAACGCACTGGTCCTAATAGGCGGAGGGTTCTTCATCGGCATGGAGCAGGCTCTTTACTCGATAATATACGTCTATACCAGCAGCAGGGTTCTGGATGCCGTGGTGGCCGGTTTTAACAGGCGAAAACTGGTATTGATTATATCGGCGAGGTGGCAGGAAATAGTGGATTTTATTCTGCACAGGATTCATCGTGGTGCGACGGTCTTCAGAGGGATCGGGGCTTACACGGGCGAGGAACGCACTCTTATCATGACGGTAACCACCATGACGGAGTTGCCGAGAATAAAGGAAGGGATTTTCTCCGTCGATCCCGAAGCATTCATCGTAATTAATGAAACCCTGGAAGTTCTGGGAAAAAGGCACGGCCGCTATAAGGTGTACTAG